The genomic stretch ACCTTGGAGCTCTCAAGCTCAACCTCTGGAATGTTATCTGGTATGTCTTTTTTCTGGAACACTTTTATAAATTCCTCTTCAGCTTTCAGCGCCGCCTCCTCGCCATGGTAAAGCTTTACTATCTCTCTTGCAAGTCTCATCTTTGCATCCCTTGGATGCAAAGTTCCTTCTTCAAGCTTTCTTTTTATCTCCTCAATCTCTTCAGGCTCTAAATCGGTTGTCAGTTCATAGTACGAAATCATAATCTCATCAGGGATTGACATCACTTTCCCATACATTACATTTGGCGGTTCGTTTATTCCAATATAGTTTCCAAGGCTTTTGCTCATCTTGTTGACTCCGTCTGTTCCAACCAAGATGGGCATCAAAAGTGCAACTTGGATTGTTTTGCATCCATACTCCTTTTGCAGCGTCCTTCCCATCAATATATTGAATTTTTGCTCGGTTGCACCAAGCTCAACATCAGCTTCAATCACAACAGAGTCATAACCTTGCATAAGTGGATAGAAAAATTCATGGATAGAAAGTGGAAGGTTCTTTTCCATTCTCTGTCTGAAAGTTTCCCTTTCAAGCATTCTTGCAACTGTGTATTTTGATGCAAGGTTTATTACATCTAAAAAGTTCATGGGTTCAAGCCATTCACTGTTATATCTTATTGTGGTCTTTTGCGGGTCAAGAATCTTTAAAATCTGCTGTTTGAAAGGCTCTGCATTTTTTTGGACCTCTTCTTTTGTAAGCTGTTTTCTTGTCTCCGACTTTCCTGTCGGGTCACCAATCATTGCAGTAAAATCACCAATTATCAAGATTATATTGTGTCCAAGGTCCTGAAGCTGTTTAAGTTTCCTTAAAACAACAGCATGCCCAAGATGAACGTCTGGCACGTTCGGGTCAAGACCAAGTTTTATGTTTAATGGTCTATCCTGTTTTAGCTTTTCAACAAGCTCCTCTTCTGTAATTATCTCAGCAGCACCTTTTTTAAAAACCTTCAATTGATGTTCGATATCCATCTTAAAGCTTCTTCCCCTTTCTGTAGTTTTTCAAATTCCAAATTTTTCTCTTACCATTTTAACAATCAAACCTACTTCTTCTACCTTCAAAAGGTATATAAGCCCTGCATATATTCCCATTCCAAGCAAAATACTTGCCGAGGTATAAATGGCAAAGTATTTAAATGGCATCGTTAAATAAATAAATTTTTGTTTAAATGCATATACAAAGACGCCCATTACTAAGCTTGCAACAAGCGCCTTTACAAACACACCTGCAATCCTTTTCCAGCCAATTGAACCAAGTTTTTTTCTAAGAGAAATAAACAATAAAACTGCTGCAATGTAGTTCGCCGAAGCAAATGCCATAGCAGCACCGGTGTGCTTGAACTTATGAATAAATATTATGTCAAGTATAATATTGCAAACAATAGCAATAACACCGTTTTTTACAGCTGTTTTTGAATCCTTCAAAACATACAAAGTCCTATTTAACATATCCCTAAGACCAAGGCCTACAAAACCCAAACAGTAAAACATAAGTGGTGAGGCTGTAAGCAAGGTAGACTCAATGGTAAAATTTCCTCTCTGGTAAATGAGTCTTGTTATCTCCTTCGATAGAATTATTCCACCTATGGCAAACGGCATCATCATCAGAATAATCGAGTTTACAGCAGAAACAAAGAACTTTCTAAAATTCTCTTTATCTCCTTTTGCCTGCAGATTAGAGAGGGTTGAAAAAGCTAAAACAGAAATTGAGGATGAAAAAACTCCAACCACCACATCGTTCAGCTTCCCTGCATATGCAACAGCCGCAACAGCACCGGTTGATGTCCCTGTCAAAAGGTATCTATCAATGAATGTGTAAAGCTGAGCCATGCTGCTGCTTATGAAAACCGGGAAAGAAAATTTTATCATCTTTTTTATGTTTTCATCCTTCAGCCCGACCACAGGATAAAATTTAAAGCCATATTTCTTTGAGTTATTAAGCTGGTAAACCAAGCTCCAAAAATACCCGACAACAAATCCTACTGCCACTATATATATATCAAATTTCTTGAACGGTTCAAAGTATGATAAAAATATCGCGACAAAAATTGAGAGATTAAAAGGAATGCTTGATAGTACCGGCTTTGTAAAGTTCCCGTTTGCTTGCAAAAAACCCTGAAGTATGTTTGCTGAACTTGTAAATATTATCATAAAGATTGTAATTTTCAAAATTCTCGACGCATACATTATCTGGAGTTCTTTACTTTGGTGCACCTGAAGCATAATAAGTTGTTTTGAGAAGATAAAGCCAAAGATTGCAACAATGCTTGATGC from Caldicellulosiruptor kronotskyensis 2002 encodes the following:
- the tyrS gene encoding tyrosine--tRNA ligase, encoding MDIEHQLKVFKKGAAEIITEEELVEKLKQDRPLNIKLGLDPNVPDVHLGHAVVLRKLKQLQDLGHNIILIIGDFTAMIGDPTGKSETRKQLTKEEVQKNAEPFKQQILKILDPQKTTIRYNSEWLEPMNFLDVINLASKYTVARMLERETFRQRMEKNLPLSIHEFFYPLMQGYDSVVIEADVELGATEQKFNILMGRTLQKEYGCKTIQVALLMPILVGTDGVNKMSKSLGNYIGINEPPNVMYGKVMSIPDEIMISYYELTTDLEPEEIEEIKRKLEEGTLHPRDAKMRLAREIVKLYHGEEAALKAEEEFIKVFQKKDIPDNIPEVELESSKVYLPRFMVENKLCSSTSEGMRLIKSGAVKLNGEKVNDLDIELQNGDVLQVGKLKFVKIKLL
- the murJ gene encoding murein biosynthesis integral membrane protein MurJ, which translates into the protein MQYKKATKIALQLFVVTVFTKLIGFIREVAFGARFGTSVKADAFPLALQLPNILFASIFAAFSTSFIPFYTDIREKKGEDEGIKFTNSVINTLLLASSIVAIFGFIFSKQLIMLQVHQSKELQIMYASRILKITIFMIIFTSSANILQGFLQANGNFTKPVLSSIPFNLSIFVAIFLSYFEPFKKFDIYIVAVGFVVGYFWSLVYQLNNSKKYGFKFYPVVGLKDENIKKMIKFSFPVFISSSMAQLYTFIDRYLLTGTSTGAVAAVAYAGKLNDVVVGVFSSSISVLAFSTLSNLQAKGDKENFRKFFVSAVNSIILMMMPFAIGGIILSKEITRLIYQRGNFTIESTLLTASPLMFYCLGFVGLGLRDMLNRTLYVLKDSKTAVKNGVIAIVCNIILDIIFIHKFKHTGAAMAFASANYIAAVLLFISLRKKLGSIGWKRIAGVFVKALVASLVMGVFVYAFKQKFIYLTMPFKYFAIYTSASILLGMGIYAGLIYLLKVEEVGLIVKMVREKFGI